One genomic window of Entelurus aequoreus isolate RoL-2023_Sb linkage group LG07, RoL_Eaeq_v1.1, whole genome shotgun sequence includes the following:
- the LOC133653729 gene encoding uncharacterized protein LOC133653729 — protein sequence MAANYRVPPKFDETRPYECWKNEVNIWARVTELDKKKQALAVALGLEGRAKDIAMEIPADDLDKDTGMATLLAKLDGVFQQEEKDRAYEAYYQFDRLMKDSSVSMADYIIDFEQRYNRIKKYDMALPDAVLAFKLLDTACLDEKNRQLALTACPDLKFASMKSALKRIFGAKTAPGLSHGIQLNQDAAFFTEQRQRQGQGRRNTFQQKSERTPLPGTNPLDKFGKRSRCAVCQSTFHWAKDCPYKKNEQVRLTEDENVEEVNITLLTNDPMSDAEIFITESLGSAIIDTACTRTVCGEKWLDSYVSCLSQEQTDKMMRTENTSSRPFRFGDGNLVYSTRKVKLPAKIGQTKCHIETEVVNADIPLLLSKSSLKKAGTVLDMENDRAVMFKQQIPLEFTSSGHYCVDIRDKNSTTQQMKDDVILAATAEDEVLTVTENMSSAEKRKILLKLHKQFGHASADRLQRLIQSSGNKDKDCLTILQQIVHDCDICQRYSKAKPRPAVGLPLATEYNETVAVDLHELEPGVWYLHVIDQFTRFSAGSIVKTKKASEMVNALIHTWISVHGPPRILYSDNGGEFNNEEFRDMAENFNIETRTTAGYSPWSNGLLERHNQTLTDILLK from the exons ATGGCTGCGAACTACAGAGTACCGCCGAAGTTTGACGAAACCAGGCCGTATGAATGTTGGAAAAATGAAGTTAACATATGGGCACGAGTTACCGAACTCGACAAGAAGAAGCAGGCGCTTGCTGTGGCTTTGGGTCTGGAAGGACGAGCCAAGGATATCGCTATGGAGATACCAGCAGACGACTTGGACAAAGACACTGGTATGGCGACATTACTAGCAAAACTGGACGGTGTGTTTCAGCAAGAAGAAAAGGACCGCGCGTACGAAGCGTATTACCAGTTTGATCGTTTAATGAAAGACAGTTCCGTTTCAATGGCAGACTACATAAttgactttgagcagcgatacaaccGAATTAAAAAGTACGACATGGCGCTTCCAGATGCTGTGTTAGCCTTCAAGTTGTTGGACACGGCCTGCCTCGATGAGAAAAACAGACAACTTGCACTAACGGCGTGCCCCGACCTAAAGTTTGCGTCCATGAAGTCGGCACTCAAGCGGATTTTTGGAGCGAAAACGGCGCCAGGTTTGTCGCACGGGATTCAACTAAACCAAGATGCAGCTTTCTTCACTGAACAACGACAACGACAAGGACAGGGAAGACGGAACACGTTTCAACAGAAGAGTGAAAGGACACCGTTGCCGGGCACCAACCCATTGGATAAGTTCGGTAAGCGTTCAAGATGTGCCGTTTGTCAAAGCACATTTCATTGGGCCAAGGACTGTCCTTACAAGAAGAACGAACAAGTAAGACTAACAGAAGACGAAAATGTAGAAGAAGTTAACATAACGTTGTTGACAAATGACCCTATGTCTGACGCTGAGATTTTCATAACTGAATCCCTGGGATCAGCCATCATAGACACGGCATGCACTCGTACAGTATGTGGGGAGAAATGGCTTGACAGTTATGTTAGTTGTCTCAGTCAAGAGCAGACAGACAAAATGATGAGGACAGAAAACACCAGTTCAAGACCATTTCGTTTTGGAGATGGCAACTTAGTATATTCCACCAGAAAAGTGAAACTACCTGCCAAAATAGGACAAACAAAATGTCACATTGAGACAGAAGTGGTCAACGCTGACATTCCACTGCTGCTGAGTAAGTCCTCACTGAAGAAGGCAGGAACTGTTTTAGATATGGAGAATGACAGAGCAGTGATGTTTAAACAGCAGATTCCTCTTGAGTTCACCAGCTCAGGACACTACTGTGTGGACATAAGAGACAAAAACAGCACAACACAGCAAATGAAAGATGACGTGATACTTGCAGCGACAGCTGAAGATGAAGTCCTGACAGTGACAGAAAACATGTCTTCAGCCGAAAAGCGCAAAATCCTTCTCAAGCTACACAAACAGTTTGGCCACGCATCTGCAGACAGGCTGCAGAGGCTAATTCAAAGCTCGGGTAATAAAGACAAGGACTGCCTCACTATTTTGCAACAAATAGTGCATGATTGTGACATATGTCAGAGATACAGCAAAGCGAAGCCGAGGCCAGCTGTTGGTCTGCCTCTAGCTACCGAATATAATGAGACGGTGGCGGTGGACCTGCATGAGTTGGAGCCAGGAGTGTGGTATCTACATGTGATCGACCAATTCACCCGGTTCAGTGCAGGAAGCATTGTGAAGACAAAGAAGGCCTCTGAAATGGTCAACGCCCTCATCCACACATGGATAAGTGTTCACGGCCCTCCTCGTATTTTGTACAGCGACAACGGTGGAGAGTTCAATAATGAAGAGTTTCGTGACATGGCCGAAAACTTCAACATCGAGACGAGGACAACAGCAGGATACAGTCCCTGGAGCAACGGGCTGTTGGAGAGACACAATCAGACTCTCACCGACATCCTACTGAAG TGA